One Sporocytophaga myxococcoides DNA segment encodes these proteins:
- the gltB gene encoding glutamate synthase large subunit gives MAEQETSGLYDSSFERDSCGIGFVANVKGRKSHEIVDNALKMLARMEHRGACGCENNTGDGAGILIQVPHEFFVDECVKIGIKLPPFGQYGVGTVFFPKDEKLREDCRAILNRNIEKLGLTLLGYRKLPTNNSDIGPSAIAVEPTMEQVFVQKPDSIKTSDDFERKLFILRNYTTRIVRETFQLPNINDAFHIVSLSYKTIVYKGQLMTAQVRSFFPDLQNKRVVSAIAVVHSRFSTNTFPSFRLAQPFRYIAHNGEINTVKGNVNWMRAQEAGFESKYFTREELDMILPICDSTASDSANLDNAIELLVLSGRSLPHVMMMLVPEAWDGNKDMTEEKKAFYEYHAALMEPWDGPASISFTDGKIVGATLDRNGLRPSRWCVTEDDIVIMASEAGVVDVDPAKIVKKGRLQPGKMFVVDLEQGKIISDEDLKKEICTSKPYKEWLKNKIKIKDLPEPLGTFHQPDESTLLKRQQAFGYSKEDLKTIIAEMAATGKEPIGSMGTDAPLAILSDQSQHLSHYFKQLFAQVTNPPIDPIREKMVMSLVSYVGGSLNLLEESPLHCRQVELSQPILTNKDLEKLRYLDQAYFQTKTINIFFKAEDKPGTLEKALNRICQYAADAVEDGFSIILLSDRSVDTSHAAIPSLLATAAVHHHLMRKGLRGKVGIVVEAGDAWEVHHFATLISFGASAVNPYLAFESIVDLKKKSILKVDLPEEKLFYNYIKAINEGLLKVFSKMGISTLQSYQGAQIFEALGIHKEVIDKYFTNTVSRIGGLTLDGIAKEALLKHETAFPETPVYNPKLEVGGIYQWKRRGEFHLFNPQTIHLLQQATKTGDYQIYKKYAKLINDQSDKAATLRSLLKFKSSNDPIPLSEVEPMESIFKRFATGAMSFGSISHEAHSTLAIAMNRIGGKSNCGEGGEDEIRFEKKANGDWERSAIKQVASGRFGVTSYYLANADELQIKMAQGAKPGEGGQLPGHKVDDWIGRVRHSTPGVGLISPPPHHDIYSIEDLAQLIFDLKNSNPKARINVKLVSEAGVGTIAAGVAKAHSDVVLIAGHDGGTGASPISSIKHAGLPWELGLAEAHQTLVKNNLRSRIVVQADGQMKTGRDLAIAALLGAEEWGVATAALVSTGCIIMRKCHLNTCPVGVATQDKELRALFTGKPEHVVNLFTFMASELREIMAELGFRTVNEMIGQVDKLEVRDNITHWKHRNIDLSAILFKAPAGPEVGIYKQMEQDHGIDAILDLEMIKQAKPALDAQKPVTGEFNITNIDRSAGTMLSYEISTRYNGQGLPAGTIHYKFKGSAGQSFGAFGAPGIKFELEGESNDYFGKGLSGGRLILYPDKSSKFNPSDNIIVGNVCFYGATSGDAYIRGQAGERFCVRNSGAKAVVEGVGDHGCEYMTGGIAVILGETGRNFAAGMSGGIAYVYDPQKKFPARCNMEMVEFDKMSDEDADSLKELIKNHHTFTGSDVAENILNNWDSALADFVKVMPTDYKAVLLKRKQQLNKGTTDKEVLVQHG, from the coding sequence ATGGCAGAACAAGAAACTTCTGGATTGTACGATTCCAGCTTTGAGCGTGACTCATGCGGTATCGGATTTGTCGCCAACGTGAAGGGAAGAAAATCCCATGAGATCGTTGATAATGCTCTCAAAATGCTTGCAAGAATGGAGCATAGGGGGGCATGTGGTTGCGAAAATAACACGGGTGATGGAGCGGGTATTCTTATCCAGGTTCCGCACGAGTTTTTCGTAGACGAGTGTGTCAAGATCGGAATTAAACTTCCGCCATTCGGACAGTATGGTGTGGGAACTGTGTTTTTCCCAAAAGATGAGAAGCTTCGTGAAGATTGCAGAGCAATTCTGAATAGAAATATTGAGAAATTGGGATTGACTTTGCTTGGTTACAGAAAACTTCCTACAAACAATTCAGACATAGGACCGAGCGCTATAGCTGTAGAGCCGACTATGGAACAGGTATTTGTTCAAAAGCCAGACAGCATCAAAACAAGCGACGATTTTGAGCGAAAGCTGTTTATCCTTAGAAATTATACTACCAGAATCGTAAGGGAAACTTTTCAGCTGCCTAATATCAATGACGCTTTCCATATTGTGTCGTTGTCATACAAAACAATTGTTTACAAAGGTCAGTTGATGACTGCTCAGGTAAGATCTTTCTTCCCTGATCTTCAGAATAAAAGAGTAGTATCTGCCATTGCGGTTGTTCACTCTAGATTCTCTACCAACACATTCCCATCATTCAGACTTGCGCAGCCTTTCAGATATATTGCTCACAATGGCGAGATCAATACTGTAAAAGGCAATGTTAACTGGATGAGAGCTCAGGAAGCCGGATTTGAATCCAAATACTTTACCAGAGAAGAGCTGGATATGATACTGCCTATCTGCGATTCTACCGCTTCTGACTCTGCTAATCTGGATAATGCTATTGAGCTTTTGGTTCTTAGCGGACGATCCCTTCCTCATGTTATGATGATGCTTGTTCCTGAAGCTTGGGACGGCAATAAAGACATGACTGAAGAGAAGAAGGCATTCTACGAATATCATGCCGCGCTTATGGAGCCTTGGGATGGACCAGCTTCGATTTCTTTCACCGATGGTAAAATAGTTGGCGCTACACTTGATAGAAACGGATTAAGACCATCCAGATGGTGCGTAACTGAAGATGACATTGTAATTATGGCATCTGAAGCAGGTGTTGTTGATGTAGATCCTGCTAAAATCGTTAAAAAAGGAAGACTCCAGCCTGGTAAAATGTTCGTTGTTGACCTTGAGCAAGGTAAAATCATCAGCGACGAAGACCTGAAAAAGGAAATCTGTACTAGCAAGCCATACAAAGAGTGGCTTAAAAATAAAATCAAGATTAAAGACCTTCCGGAGCCTCTTGGAACATTCCATCAGCCTGACGAAAGTACTTTGTTAAAAAGACAACAGGCTTTTGGTTACAGCAAGGAAGATCTTAAAACAATTATTGCAGAAATGGCTGCAACGGGAAAAGAGCCTATCGGATCTATGGGTACCGATGCTCCTCTTGCCATCCTTTCTGATCAGAGCCAGCACTTGTCTCACTACTTCAAGCAATTGTTTGCTCAGGTAACGAATCCTCCAATTGACCCTATCCGTGAAAAGATGGTTATGTCATTGGTGTCTTACGTTGGTGGTTCCCTTAACCTTCTTGAAGAGTCTCCCCTTCATTGCAGACAAGTGGAGCTTAGCCAGCCAATCCTTACAAATAAGGACCTTGAGAAGTTAAGATATTTGGATCAGGCTTACTTCCAGACCAAAACAATCAATATATTCTTCAAAGCAGAAGACAAACCTGGAACGCTTGAAAAAGCGCTTAACAGAATTTGCCAATATGCTGCTGATGCGGTTGAAGATGGATTCTCAATTATCCTTCTTTCTGATAGAAGTGTAGATACCAGCCATGCTGCAATTCCTTCTCTTCTTGCTACTGCCGCAGTGCACCACCATTTGATGAGAAAAGGCCTTAGAGGAAAAGTAGGAATCGTGGTTGAAGCCGGAGATGCATGGGAAGTACATCATTTTGCTACGCTTATCAGCTTCGGTGCTTCTGCTGTTAACCCTTATCTTGCTTTTGAAAGTATCGTAGATCTTAAGAAGAAAAGTATTCTTAAAGTGGATCTTCCAGAAGAGAAGCTGTTCTATAACTACATCAAAGCTATTAATGAAGGCTTGTTGAAAGTATTCTCTAAAATGGGTATTTCAACACTTCAGTCTTATCAGGGAGCTCAGATTTTCGAAGCGCTTGGTATTCACAAGGAAGTAATCGACAAATATTTCACTAATACAGTTTCAAGAATTGGTGGTCTTACTTTAGACGGAATTGCAAAAGAGGCTTTATTAAAGCATGAAACTGCATTCCCTGAAACTCCTGTCTACAATCCGAAGCTAGAGGTTGGTGGTATTTATCAGTGGAAACGTAGAGGTGAATTCCACTTATTCAACCCTCAGACAATTCACTTATTACAGCAGGCTACAAAAACCGGAGATTATCAGATTTACAAGAAATATGCTAAACTGATCAATGACCAAAGTGATAAAGCTGCAACATTAAGAAGCTTATTAAAATTCAAATCAAGTAACGATCCTATTCCTTTGAGTGAAGTGGAGCCGATGGAAAGCATTTTCAAACGCTTTGCTACCGGTGCAATGTCTTTTGGCTCTATTTCTCATGAAGCTCACTCAACTCTTGCGATTGCCATGAATAGAATCGGCGGAAAAAGCAACTGCGGAGAAGGCGGAGAAGATGAAATCAGATTTGAGAAAAAGGCAAATGGAGATTGGGAAAGATCTGCTATAAAACAAGTTGCATCAGGAAGATTTGGCGTTACCAGCTATTATCTTGCTAATGCCGATGAGTTACAAATAAAAATGGCTCAGGGTGCTAAACCTGGAGAAGGTGGTCAGCTTCCTGGTCATAAAGTGGACGACTGGATCGGACGTGTAAGACATTCTACTCCTGGAGTAGGTCTTATTTCTCCCCCGCCTCACCATGATATCTATTCTATTGAGGACCTTGCTCAGTTGATTTTCGACCTTAAAAATTCGAACCCGAAAGCAAGAATCAACGTGAAACTTGTTTCTGAAGCTGGTGTTGGAACAATCGCTGCAGGTGTTGCTAAAGCTCACTCAGACGTAGTTCTTATCGCTGGTCACGATGGTGGTACGGGTGCTTCTCCAATTAGTTCTATCAAACATGCAGGTCTGCCTTGGGAGCTTGGTCTTGCTGAAGCTCACCAGACACTTGTAAAAAATAACTTAAGAAGCCGTATCGTTGTTCAGGCAGATGGTCAGATGAAAACCGGAAGAGATCTTGCAATTGCTGCCCTTCTCGGAGCTGAAGAGTGGGGTGTTGCAACTGCCGCACTTGTTTCCACTGGCTGTATTATCATGCGTAAATGTCATCTGAATACCTGTCCGGTAGGTGTTGCAACTCAGGACAAAGAACTTAGAGCTTTATTTACTGGAAAACCTGAGCATGTTGTGAATCTATTCACTTTCATGGCTAGTGAATTAAGAGAAATAATGGCCGAACTTGGTTTCAGAACGGTTAATGAAATGATTGGTCAGGTAGATAAGCTTGAAGTGCGTGACAACATTACTCACTGGAAGCATAGGAACATCGATCTTTCTGCAATCCTATTCAAAGCACCTGCAGGTCCTGAAGTGGGTATCTACAAGCAGATGGAGCAGGATCACGGTATTGATGCAATCCTTGATCTTGAGATGATCAAGCAGGCTAAACCTGCATTGGATGCTCAAAAACCAGTAACAGGTGAATTCAATATTACCAATATTGATCGTTCTGCGGGAACAATGCTTTCTTACGAAATCTCTACGAGATATAATGGACAAGGACTACCAGCAGGAACTATTCATTATAAATTTAAAGGTTCTGCCGGTCAAAGCTTCGGAGCATTTGGAGCGCCTGGTATCAAGTTTGAATTGGAAGGTGAGTCAAATGACTACTTTGGAAAAGGACTATCAGGAGGTCGCTTAATTCTTTACCCGGATAAATCTTCAAAATTCAATCCAAGCGATAACATCATCGTTGGAAACGTTTGCTTCTATGGAGCAACTTCCGGAGATGCTTATATCCGTGGACAAGCTGGCGAGCGTTTCTGCGTGCGTAACTCAGGAGCTAAAGCTGTTGTCGAAGGTGTTGGAGATCACGGTTGCGAATACATGACTGGTGGTATCGCTGTCATCCTTGGAGAAACAGGAAGAAACTTTGCAGCAGGTATGAGCGGTGGTATCGCTTATGTTTACGATCCGCAAAAGAAATTCCCTGCAAGATGCAACATGGAAATGGTGGAGTTTGACAAGATGTCTGACGAAGATGCAGACTCTCTGAAAGAACTGATCAAAAATCATCACACTTTCACAGGAAGTGATGTAGCTGAAAATATATTAAATAACTGGGACAGTGCGCTTGCAGACTTTGTAAAAGTAATGCCTACAGATTACAAAGCTGTCCTACTGAAAAGAAAACAACAATTAAATAAGGGAACTACAGACAAGGAGGTCTTGGTACAACATGGGTAA
- a CDS encoding glutamate synthase subunit beta — MGKPTGFMEFGRELPKKRDPKDRIGDYKELYLEFGTEKVETQASRCMNCGVPFCHSGCPLGNIIPEFNDAVYEKNWEEAAEILLSTNNFPEFTGRICPAPCEAACVLGINKPPVTIEEIEKNIIEVAFAKGYIKPKAPKERTDKKVAVIGSGPAGLATAAQLNKAGHSVTVFERADQIGGLLRYGIPDFKLEKWVVERRVKLMEEEGVVFKTNSNVGENVKVKDVLKDFDAIVLTGGSTIPRDVPIPGRNLKGVHFAMEFLTQQNGRVSGKTFKPEEEIWATGKNVVVIGGGDTGSDCVGTSNRHKAKSITQVELLPKPPAERDATMPWPNWPMILRTSTSHEEGCDRNWAIFTKEFIGDSDGKLTGIKIAEMGWSTPEDGKMPKYQEVPGTEKIIPCELALLAIGFLHPQHSGMLNELGVEYDERGNVKCNEKYQTSVPKVFSAGDMRRGQSLVVWAISEGREAARHVDTFLMGESKLEAKDVSMLNVNSL, encoded by the coding sequence ATGGGTAAGCCAACGGGATTCATGGAATTCGGCAGAGAACTGCCAAAGAAAAGAGATCCTAAAGACAGGATCGGTGATTACAAAGAATTGTATTTGGAATTCGGAACTGAGAAGGTAGAAACTCAGGCCTCCAGATGTATGAACTGTGGCGTACCTTTCTGCCACAGTGGTTGTCCGCTTGGCAACATTATACCTGAATTCAATGATGCAGTTTATGAAAAGAACTGGGAGGAAGCGGCTGAAATCCTTCTTTCTACAAATAACTTCCCTGAATTTACAGGAAGAATTTGTCCGGCTCCTTGTGAGGCTGCCTGTGTATTAGGTATCAATAAACCTCCTGTGACGATCGAAGAAATCGAAAAAAATATCATTGAGGTTGCTTTTGCTAAAGGTTATATCAAACCTAAGGCTCCAAAAGAAAGAACAGATAAAAAGGTAGCGGTGATCGGTTCTGGTCCTGCTGGTCTTGCAACTGCTGCTCAGCTGAACAAAGCAGGACATTCTGTTACTGTTTTTGAAAGAGCTGATCAGATTGGTGGACTTCTTCGTTACGGTATTCCTGACTTCAAATTAGAGAAGTGGGTCGTGGAAAGAAGAGTAAAGCTGATGGAAGAAGAGGGTGTTGTTTTCAAAACAAACTCTAATGTTGGCGAGAACGTGAAGGTAAAAGATGTATTGAAGGATTTTGATGCTATCGTTCTTACCGGTGGTTCTACAATTCCAAGAGATGTACCTATTCCCGGAAGAAATCTTAAAGGTGTTCATTTTGCCATGGAATTCCTTACTCAGCAAAATGGCCGTGTAAGCGGAAAAACCTTTAAGCCTGAGGAAGAAATTTGGGCAACAGGAAAAAATGTTGTTGTTATCGGTGGTGGTGATACAGGCTCTGACTGTGTCGGTACATCTAACAGACATAAAGCAAAATCAATCACTCAGGTTGAATTATTGCCTAAGCCTCCTGCAGAAAGAGACGCAACAATGCCTTGGCCAAACTGGCCGATGATTCTGAGAACATCTACTTCACACGAAGAAGGTTGCGACAGAAACTGGGCAATATTCACTAAGGAATTCATTGGAGATAGTGATGGTAAGCTTACCGGCATAAAAATCGCTGAGATGGGCTGGAGTACTCCTGAAGATGGCAAAATGCCAAAATATCAGGAAGTGCCGGGCACTGAAAAGATCATTCCTTGTGAATTGGCGCTTCTTGCTATCGGATTTCTACATCCACAACATTCAGGTATGCTTAATGAGCTTGGTGTTGAGTACGATGAAAGAGGAAATGTAAAGTGTAATGAGAAATATCAGACTTCTGTACCAAAAGTATTCTCTGCAGGAGATATGAGAAGAGGTCAGTCGCTTGTAGTTTGGGCTATCTCTGAAGGTAGAGAAGCTGCAAGACACGTGGACACTTTCCTTATGGGTGAATCTAAGCTTGAGGCTAAAGATGTCTCAATGCTTAATGTTAACAGTCTTTAA
- a CDS encoding gamma carbonic anhydrase family protein, protein MPVIKALNGIKPEFGKNIYIAENATIVGDVKMGDDCTVWFNAVIRGDVNSITIGNKVNIQDGACVHCTYQKAATTIGNNVSIGHHAIVHGCTLEDNVLVGMGAIIMDHAYVEKNSIIAAGAVVLENTRIESGSIYAGVPAKKVKDAGSEHVEGIINRIANNYIKYAGWYKDSSEDISIEK, encoded by the coding sequence ATGCCTGTAATAAAAGCTTTGAATGGAATAAAACCCGAGTTCGGAAAGAATATCTATATAGCCGAAAATGCCACAATTGTAGGGGATGTAAAGATGGGGGATGATTGCACCGTATGGTTTAACGCAGTAATTAGAGGTGATGTAAACTCAATCACAATAGGAAACAAAGTGAATATTCAGGATGGAGCATGCGTTCATTGTACCTATCAGAAGGCAGCAACAACCATTGGAAATAATGTCTCAATCGGCCATCATGCCATAGTTCACGGTTGTACACTCGAAGATAATGTTCTTGTTGGTATGGGAGCAATAATCATGGATCATGCATATGTCGAGAAAAATTCTATCATAGCTGCAGGAGCAGTGGTCCTGGAAAATACAAGAATTGAATCTGGAAGCATATATGCGGGAGTGCCGGCAAAGAAGGTAAAAGACGCCGGTAGTGAACATGTGGAAGGTATAATTAACCGGATAGCAAACAACTACATTAAATATGCAGGCTGGTATAAAGATAGCAGTGAAGATATTTCTATAGAGAAATGA
- a CDS encoding ArnT family glycosyltransferase → MNRLTNYLYFGFLLIIIAYHLFTLEIQPLPWFDEVYFASIADNFITNGSFIPEIASYARNDRPALTYGPVYFFLTGLSMKFFGFGIGQFRIVGLLSGLLCIRLTYLIVKRSFPAESWKYKVLIIAILTDPFFSLTFHQGRMDLTALCFCLIAIFYFLKGGINNILLSGSAGVLSLLTTPRAIVVLLPLVVLLLIDIFKRKDFKKALLWALPFLLIYPIWVFAGFGGVGGFINYYLTINGVTNSANEHYIGPNLYIPRHEYPLIFVAFIALTFGLIKQGKTYFNLLVVISLIAIISFYLIVHDWGPYSVFIIPFYYILIFYSWSLVPSVKGLNVLYSLPVFFVLIFNLSYSVIKADQVLVSRKVRDPRLADTFIRENIPPGSKVVGDALYYYSVKKNNSDFQLFDQYDTLESRERKHRLDYKYNFLISADVMKPKNGEITEYYVNMGDLRKIAIFRSELAKSGNREILSNLEKGGYSGSIYLRK, encoded by the coding sequence ATGAATCGTCTTACCAATTATTTATATTTTGGCTTTTTATTAATAATAATTGCCTATCATCTTTTTACTCTGGAAATACAGCCTCTTCCATGGTTCGATGAAGTTTATTTTGCAAGTATTGCAGATAATTTTATAACTAATGGAAGTTTTATTCCTGAGATAGCATCCTATGCGAGAAACGATCGTCCGGCATTAACTTATGGACCCGTTTACTTTTTTCTCACAGGTTTATCAATGAAGTTCTTTGGCTTTGGTATCGGGCAATTCAGAATTGTCGGTCTGTTATCAGGGCTACTTTGTATAAGACTTACCTATTTGATTGTTAAAAGAAGCTTCCCAGCTGAATCATGGAAATATAAGGTCCTGATTATTGCTATTCTTACAGACCCATTTTTCAGTCTGACATTTCATCAAGGCAGAATGGATCTTACCGCATTATGCTTTTGTCTTATTGCAATATTTTACTTTTTGAAGGGAGGGATTAATAATATTCTTTTAAGTGGCAGTGCAGGTGTATTGTCATTATTAACAACTCCCAGAGCAATCGTCGTACTTTTACCTTTAGTCGTGCTTCTCCTGATAGATATTTTTAAAAGGAAAGATTTTAAAAAAGCTCTTCTTTGGGCTTTGCCTTTTCTATTGATATATCCAATATGGGTATTTGCCGGATTTGGAGGAGTTGGAGGGTTTATCAATTATTACCTCACAATTAATGGAGTCACAAATTCAGCCAATGAACATTACATAGGTCCCAATTTATATATTCCACGACATGAATACCCTCTTATTTTTGTTGCTTTTATAGCATTGACTTTTGGATTGATAAAACAAGGGAAGACTTATTTTAATCTGCTTGTGGTAATAAGTCTTATCGCAATTATTTCATTTTATCTGATTGTGCATGATTGGGGACCTTATTCCGTTTTTATTATTCCATTTTATTATATTCTTATATTTTATAGCTGGTCACTAGTTCCAAGTGTAAAAGGTTTAAATGTGCTTTATTCATTGCCTGTTTTCTTTGTTTTAATTTTTAATCTTTCCTATTCTGTTATAAAAGCAGATCAGGTATTGGTAAGCAGAAAAGTAAGAGATCCTCGGTTAGCGGATACTTTCATTAGAGAAAATATTCCACCTGGAAGCAAAGTGGTAGGAGATGCACTTTATTATTATTCTGTTAAAAAAAATAATTCGGATTTTCAACTGTTTGATCAGTATGATACGTTGGAGTCTAGAGAAAGAAAACATAGGTTGGATTATAAGTATAATTTCCTTATTTCAGCTGATGTGATGAAGCCAAAGAATGGAGAGATTACGGAATATTACGTCAATATGGGAGATCTTAGGAAAATTGCAATTTTCAGGTCTGAGCTTGCAAAATCTGGAAATCGTGAAATACTATCTAATCTTGAGAAAGGTGGCTATAGTGGTTCTATTTATTTGAGAAAATGA
- a CDS encoding CAP domain-containing protein produces MKNLSVWLLFIVFSLFSFRNSGWTDEELAMANTAKDIGYLSQVEKDVFLSLNLARLYPAKFADLEVEHYTPPAKYGDYLKNSPYVKSLLKELRKMEPLSPVFADEEMYKEALCLVKEQAKSGKMGHERKRCQLTYKGECCSYGMDTGRDIVMQLLIDEKIKSLGHRKICLGNLTKLGTAIGSHPKTGTCAVLDFH; encoded by the coding sequence ATGAAAAATTTATCTGTTTGGTTATTATTTATTGTGTTTAGTCTTTTTTCCTTTAGAAATTCTGGGTGGACAGACGAGGAATTGGCAATGGCTAACACTGCAAAGGATATAGGTTATTTGTCACAGGTTGAAAAGGATGTTTTTCTTTCACTGAACCTTGCCCGATTATATCCTGCAAAATTTGCAGATCTTGAAGTAGAGCATTATACCCCACCTGCGAAATATGGTGATTATCTTAAAAATTCGCCTTATGTAAAATCGCTTCTGAAAGAGTTAAGGAAAATGGAGCCATTATCCCCTGTTTTTGCTGACGAAGAGATGTATAAAGAGGCTTTATGTCTTGTCAAAGAACAAGCCAAATCGGGTAAGATGGGTCATGAAAGAAAACGTTGTCAGTTAACATATAAAGGAGAATGCTGTTCATATGGAATGGATACTGGGCGGGATATAGTCATGCAGTTATTGATTGATGAAAAGATAAAATCTCTGGGACATCGCAAGATTTGCCTGGGAAATTTGACAAAATTGGGTACTGCAATAGGTTCCCATCCTAAGACAGGAACCTGTGCAGTACTTGATTTTCACTAA
- the thpR gene encoding RNA 2',3'-cyclic phosphodiesterase yields MSEHRLFVALPLPDQTKKLIGEYQANLQTQIKWIPRDNLHITLAFIGETSFERISGINSVLKKVSDSFPIFSLTINNIRAVKGSSGMIWVTFEENQFYTSLAISLREKLNLNEKRKPLPHINLARLKKPTYREPLSEDPKFEAHTIHFTKIELWKSALTPTGAEYKVISSFPLKLNGDHSH; encoded by the coding sequence ATGAGTGAACACAGACTGTTCGTCGCCCTTCCTCTGCCCGATCAGACTAAAAAGCTGATAGGTGAATATCAAGCAAATCTCCAAACGCAAATCAAATGGATTCCTAGAGATAATCTTCATATCACACTTGCTTTCATTGGTGAGACATCTTTTGAACGTATTTCAGGAATCAATAGTGTCTTAAAAAAAGTCAGTGATTCTTTTCCCATATTCAGTTTAACAATTAATAATATAAGGGCAGTAAAAGGTTCTTCAGGAATGATCTGGGTAACTTTTGAGGAAAATCAATTCTATACTTCCCTTGCAATATCTCTCAGGGAGAAATTGAATTTAAATGAAAAAAGAAAACCTCTTCCTCACATAAACCTGGCAAGGTTGAAAAAACCAACCTATAGAGAACCCTTGTCTGAAGATCCGAAATTTGAAGCTCACACTATACATTTTACAAAAATCGAGCTATGGAAGAGTGCATTAACACCCACAGGTGCAGAATACAAGGTGATTTCTTCTTTTCCCTTAAAACTAAATGGGGACCATTCTCATTAG
- a CDS encoding MBL fold metallo-hydrolase RNA specificity domain-containing protein, whose translation MASITFYGGAKQVTGSMYLLELENKYKVLIDCGKDLENPGVEIFDFNPSDLDLVLLTHAHYDHCGNIPLLFKSGYKGQVLCSSPTIALTELVLKDSASILDFKVEKKKSFGKTIFKHKTERQNESGYSKGEVEKCLDRFISISFNTKFVINDNLSVTLVPAGHLLGAASAVFEYKEAGMIKRIAFSGDLGRRSSPLLNDPIPLPHVDFLICESTYGGRVHEGKDMPETLLEKIIYECCVEKRGRLIVPAFSIGRTQTFLYLLNKLSKEGKLPTLKVFADSPMAKRTTKVYDDYLDQLNDEAKDFYKVNNSLFDFDNLIQIETEKESKSLANFMEPCIIIASSGMITGGRIKSHVRSNLRNAYSTILFIGYCAEGTIGHKLINGAKSVRMNKKEIPVHAKIARTDIFSGHADADDLLNFVKYQPKDLLKKVFLVHGDLGNMEAFDKRLSSEGYKVEIPERGQTYIL comes from the coding sequence ATGGCGTCTATTACATTTTACGGCGGAGCAAAACAAGTAACCGGAAGCATGTATCTTCTGGAGTTAGAAAATAAATATAAAGTTTTGATTGACTGTGGGAAAGATCTGGAAAATCCCGGGGTAGAAATATTTGACTTCAACCCTTCAGATCTTGATCTGGTATTGTTGACTCACGCTCATTATGATCACTGTGGTAACATTCCCCTGTTATTTAAAAGTGGGTATAAAGGACAGGTATTATGCTCTTCTCCTACAATTGCCCTAACCGAACTTGTATTAAAAGACTCTGCAAGTATATTGGATTTCAAAGTTGAAAAGAAAAAAAGCTTTGGAAAAACTATTTTCAAGCACAAGACTGAAAGGCAAAATGAGTCTGGTTATTCAAAAGGAGAAGTTGAGAAATGCCTTGATCGTTTTATTTCAATAAGTTTCAACACAAAGTTTGTTATCAATGATAATTTATCAGTAACTCTGGTTCCTGCAGGGCATTTGCTTGGCGCAGCTTCTGCTGTTTTTGAATATAAGGAGGCAGGCATGATAAAGCGAATTGCTTTCTCAGGAGATTTAGGCAGGAGAAGCTCGCCGCTTTTGAATGATCCAATACCTTTGCCTCATGTTGATTTTCTGATTTGTGAAAGCACTTACGGTGGCAGGGTTCATGAAGGAAAAGATATGCCAGAAACTCTTCTTGAGAAAATTATATATGAATGTTGTGTTGAAAAGCGTGGAAGACTGATTGTCCCGGCTTTCAGTATTGGAAGGACTCAGACTTTTTTATACCTGTTAAATAAATTAAGCAAGGAAGGAAAGCTTCCAACACTTAAAGTATTTGCAGACAGTCCGATGGCGAAGAGAACCACCAAGGTTTATGATGATTATCTGGATCAGCTTAATGATGAAGCTAAAGACTTTTATAAAGTTAATAATTCACTTTTTGATTTTGACAATCTGATACAGATTGAAACAGAGAAGGAAAGCAAATCATTGGCAAATTTTATGGAGCCTTGTATTATCATTGCTTCTTCAGGTATGATCACAGGTGGAAGGATTAAAAGTCATGTCCGCAGCAATCTCCGAAATGCATATAGTACCATTCTCTTTATTGGTTACTGTGCAGAAGGAACTATTGGTCATAAACTGATCAACGGAGCCAAAAGCGTCAGAATGAATAAGAAGGAAATTCCAGTACATGCAAAAATTGCAAGAACAGATATCTTTAGTGGGCATGCAGATGCAGATGATTTATTAAATTTTGTGAAGTATCAACCCAAAGATCTTTTAAAAAAAGTGTTTCTAGTTCACGGAGATCTTGGCAATATGGAAGCCTTTGACAAAAGACTTAGTAGTGAAGGATATAAAGTTGAGATTCCTGAAAGGGGACAGACCTATATATTGTAG
- a CDS encoding DUF427 domain-containing protein codes for MKAIWNGKIIAKSDDVEELDGTYYFPIDSVKKCYFIESSKKSVCPYKGKAHYFHIHVDGKTNEDAAWYYPEPNEFSYMLKNKIAFWKGVKIKESDHKINLELLNVLNSFF; via the coding sequence ATGAAAGCAATCTGGAATGGAAAAATCATCGCCAAATCTGATGATGTAGAAGAACTGGATGGAACATACTATTTTCCTATTGACTCTGTTAAGAAATGTTATTTTATTGAGAGTAGTAAAAAAAGTGTTTGTCCTTACAAGGGCAAAGCACATTACTTTCATATACATGTAGATGGAAAAACTAATGAAGATGCAGCCTGGTATTATCCGGAACCTAATGAGTTTTCTTATATGTTGAAAAACAAAATTGCATTTTGGAAAGGAGTCAAAATCAAAGAATCCGACCACAAGATAAATCTGGAGCTTTTAAACGTGCTTAACAGTTTTTTTTAA